The Desmonostoc muscorum LEGE 12446 genome includes a region encoding these proteins:
- a CDS encoding ABC transporter ATP-binding protein, producing the protein MTTMIWMESITKTYYLGEVSVPILKGIQLSIDEGEYVSIMGASGSGKSTLMNILGCLDRPTTGHYIFEGRNLTTFDDDELAYIRNQRIGFVFQQFNLLARATALENVMLPMVYANLPKPKRRERALEALEKVGLGERISNRPSQLSGGQQQRVAIARALVNRPALVLADEPTGALDTETSHEVMNLLTELNEQGITIVIVTHEPDIAAQTKRIIRVQDGLIVG; encoded by the coding sequence ATGACTACAATGATTTGGATGGAATCTATCACCAAAACCTACTACTTAGGAGAAGTTAGTGTTCCGATTCTTAAGGGAATTCAACTCTCCATTGATGAAGGGGAATACGTCTCTATTATGGGTGCATCAGGTTCGGGTAAATCTACGCTCATGAATATTTTAGGATGTCTGGATAGACCTACAACTGGACACTATATTTTTGAAGGCAGAAACCTAACGACTTTTGATGATGATGAATTAGCTTATATCCGTAATCAAAGGATAGGTTTTGTTTTTCAACAATTTAATTTATTAGCGCGGGCGACAGCATTAGAAAATGTGATGTTGCCAATGGTTTATGCTAACTTACCCAAACCAAAACGCCGCGAAAGGGCATTAGAAGCTTTGGAAAAGGTAGGGCTAGGAGAACGCATTTCTAACCGTCCCAGTCAACTCTCTGGTGGACAACAACAACGGGTAGCTATTGCTCGTGCTTTAGTCAATCGACCTGCATTAGTTTTGGCAGATGAGCCAACAGGTGCTTTAGATACAGAGACTTCTCATGAAGTGATGAATTTATTGACAGAACTTAATGAGCAAGGCATCACAATTGTAATTGTTACTCATGAACCAGATATTGCTGCTCAAACTAAAAGAATTATCCGAGTTCAAGATGGTTTAATTGTTGGTTGA
- a CDS encoding TolC family protein: MSLIFWCVNSTWIVLAIAIFFPTLASATTPPKPQNSSSSLQVPDYLNPNPNPLQFPTKPEEVKVQQTVSISLTQALELAQRNNRDLQIAILQLERSRSALRESQAALFPTLGINGNVTNSGNGFRSNSSQASTSFNGSAQLNYDLYTSGNREATIRAAEEQLRIDELNVESSSLEIELNVTTQYYDLQQADEQVRINQSAVDNAQASLRDTEARENAGVGTGFDVLQAQVNLANAQQELTNAIYQQQIARRQLATVLSLAQSVNITASDPVKLAGLWQPTLEETIIQAFQNRPELQQQLAQRNISEQQRRQALSQLGPQISLAGSYSVRDRYDDGVSSSDSYSVGLQASLNLFDGGAARARAAQSKANIAIAEVQFATQRDQIRFNVEQYYSQLQSNLNNVQTSSVALNQATQALDLARLRFQAGVGTQTEVIAAENDLTRAEGNRVTAILDYNRALANLQRSVTSRASR, translated from the coding sequence ATGAGTTTGATTTTTTGGTGTGTAAATTCTACCTGGATTGTCTTGGCAATCGCTATTTTTTTTCCAACTTTAGCAAGTGCAACAACTCCCCCAAAACCACAAAATTCCTCAAGCTCTTTACAGGTTCCTGATTACCTCAATCCCAATCCCAATCCTCTACAATTTCCTACCAAGCCAGAGGAAGTGAAGGTTCAGCAAACTGTGTCAATTAGTTTGACACAAGCTTTGGAATTAGCACAACGCAATAATCGAGATTTACAAATAGCCATCTTACAACTAGAACGCAGTCGTTCTGCACTCCGCGAATCTCAAGCTGCCTTATTTCCTACTCTTGGAATCAACGGAAATGTGACTAACAGTGGTAACGGTTTTAGGAGCAATTCATCTCAAGCTAGCACTTCTTTTAATGGTTCAGCACAACTGAATTATGATTTGTATACCTCTGGTAACCGAGAAGCTACTATCCGAGCAGCCGAGGAACAGTTACGGATAGATGAATTAAATGTTGAAAGCAGCTCTCTGGAAATTGAGCTGAATGTCACGACTCAATATTATGATTTGCAACAGGCTGATGAACAAGTACGAATTAATCAGTCTGCTGTAGATAATGCCCAGGCTAGTTTGCGGGATACTGAAGCTAGAGAAAACGCTGGAGTGGGTACGGGATTTGATGTACTGCAAGCTCAGGTAAATTTAGCTAACGCTCAACAAGAACTGACTAATGCTATTTACCAGCAGCAAATTGCCCGTCGGCAACTTGCAACTGTGTTAAGTTTAGCCCAATCAGTTAATATCACTGCCTCAGATCCTGTAAAATTAGCAGGTCTTTGGCAGCCGACACTGGAAGAAACAATTATCCAAGCTTTTCAAAATCGTCCAGAATTGCAACAACAATTAGCACAACGTAATATTAGCGAGCAACAGCGACGACAAGCGCTTTCACAGTTGGGACCACAAATTAGTTTAGCAGGTAGCTACAGCGTGCGCGATCGCTATGATGATGGCGTTAGTTCTAGTGATAGCTATTCTGTGGGACTGCAAGCAAGTCTCAATTTGTTCGATGGGGGAGCAGCAAGAGCGCGTGCAGCTCAATCGAAAGCTAATATTGCGATCGCAGAAGTTCAATTTGCTACCCAGCGCGACCAAATTCGCTTTAATGTAGAACAGTACTATTCTCAATTACAATCCAATTTAAATAATGTGCAAACTTCTAGTGTGGCTTTAAATCAAGCTACCCAGGCTTTGGATTTAGCCAGGTTGAGATTCCAAGCTGGTGTCGGAACTCAAACAGAGGTAATTGCTGCGGAAAACGACCTCACAAGAGCAGAAGGAAATCGAGTCACAGCTATCTTGGATTACAATCGCGCTCTAGCTAATTTACAAAGATCCGTCACTTCCAGGGCTTCGCGCTAA
- a CDS encoding DUF3124 domain-containing protein: protein MKLYPHVYLAIAVLFLGSCQSTEISPKSQPNTTETSTSQKRVNLDKNFQIAMGQSIYVPVYSHIYHHNRQEIFELAVTLSIRNTDLNNPMVVTSVRYYNSDGKLVKQYLEHPIQLDALASTEFFINRNDTSGGLGANFIVDWVAQTEISEPIVEAVMIGTDFQQGISFTSSGRVIKSQKNDKRSLSK from the coding sequence ATGAAGCTGTATCCCCATGTTTACCTAGCAATTGCTGTTCTTTTTCTTGGATCTTGTCAATCAACCGAGATTTCACCAAAATCACAACCCAATACTACTGAGACAAGCACATCTCAAAAGAGAGTGAATCTGGATAAAAATTTCCAGATTGCAATGGGTCAAAGTATCTATGTTCCTGTCTATTCCCATATTTATCATCACAATCGCCAGGAAATTTTTGAGTTAGCCGTTACCCTGAGTATTCGGAATACAGATTTGAACAATCCAATGGTTGTGACTTCCGTGCGCTACTATAACTCAGACGGTAAATTAGTTAAGCAATATTTAGAGCATCCGATTCAACTTGATGCCCTAGCTTCCACAGAATTTTTTATTAATAGAAATGACACTAGTGGAGGTTTAGGAGCAAATTTTATTGTTGACTGGGTAGCGCAAACAGAAATATCTGAACCTATAGTAGAAGCAGTAATGATTGGTACTGATTTTCAGCAAGGAATTTCTTTTACTAGTAGTGGTAGGGTGATTAAAAGTCAAAAGAACGATAAGCGATCGCTTTCAAAATAG